From Prionailurus bengalensis isolate Pbe53 chromosome F2, Fcat_Pben_1.1_paternal_pri, whole genome shotgun sequence, one genomic window encodes:
- the CCDC166 gene encoding coiled-coil domain-containing protein 166 gives MAPKKNLGTSAGRRPGAAGDGAEPPLSERAQYLQREYTLLSEQLDACEARVDQVLQENAFLDREALRLREENRLYASYMSARAQRCAHAVVRLEEQNRVDLTQIHGQRAELEALYRGRENGVRAQLLEMEARAARMARQVQELQPYKELQLEQLARIRALERELLHMRVDHTQLLHRVKRRFLEDKAAFEREARQRVQSLGRRAEREAARALVAHTQAIKADNARLRQELLRLLRWAQLLHDTRRQLLEQREQLRREHEDTWDLARVHGWLRRGPGGPPLWRPPPPPPPPPPARPASHQGSLAASTAPSRGASQTPTWLPRVGSRAPSQAPSREGSGASFQAPLRAGSHFLASTPSHPGSRVASSTPSRPGSRVPSSVPSRPGSRVSSRASLYGASENTAPSAKSARGQALPVPQTQETVDTDAAGEAAPGGAGICWGPWRARGAQVFGECNVNKGVTRSPGSGTACFPAAAFPAAQGPLVPASKPQGSLMRPSPCMSAGIRHPSSPQLTAAAPQGQGSRPHQYPPTRADGDGGRRRGQKV, from the exons atGGCTCCCAAGAAGAATCTCGGGACCAGCGCGGGGCGCCGGCCGGGCGCGGCGGGAGACGGGGCCGAGCCGCCGCTGTCGGAGCGCGCGCAGTACCTGCAGCGCGAGTACACGCTGCTCTCGGAGCAGCTGGACGCCTGCGAAGCGCGCGTGGACCAGGTGCTGCAGGAGAACGCCTTCCTGGACCGCGAGGCGCTGCGCTTGCGCGAGGAGAATCGGCTCTACGCCAGCTACATGAGCGCGCGCGCGCAGCGCTGCGCCCACGCCGTCGTCCGGCTGGAAGAGCAGAACCGCGTGGACCTGACCCAGATCCACGGGCAGCGGGCCGAGCTGGAGGCGCTCTACCGCGGGCGCGAGAACGGAGTGCGCGCGCAGCTGCTGGAGATGGAGGCGCGCGCGGCGCGGATGGCGCGGCAGGTGCAGGAGCTGCAGCCCTACAAG GAGCTGCAGCTGGAGCAGTTGGCCCGGATCCGGGCGCTGGAACGCGAGCTGCTGCACATGCGCGTGGATCACACGCAGCTGCTTCACCGTGTGAAAAGGCGCTTCCTGGAGGACAAGGCGGCCTTCGAGCGCGAGGCGCGCCAGCGCGTGCAGTCCTTGGGGCGGCGCGCGGAGCGAGAGGCGGCGCGCGCGCTCGTCGCGCACACGCAGGCCATCAAGGCTGACAACGCGCGCCTGCGGCAGGAGCTGCTGCGGCTGCTTCGCTGGGCCCAGCTGCTGCATGACACGCGGCGCCAGCTGCTGGAGCAGCGTGAACAGCTGCGGCGCGAGCACGAGGACACTTGGGACCTGGCGCGTGTGCATGGCTGGCTGCGCCGGGGCCCAGGGGGCCCGCCGCTCtggcggccgccgccgccgccgccgccgccgccgccagcgcGGCCCGCCTCGCATCAGGGGTCCTTGGCCGCCTCCACAGCCCCATCGCGCGGGGCCTCCCAGACCCCGACATGGCTCCCGCGGGTGGGCTCCAGGGCCCCATCACAGGCCCCTTCGAGGGAGGGTTCAGGGGCTTCATTCCAGGCCCCGTTGCGCGCGGGCTCCCACTTCCTGGCCTcgaccccctcccaccccggctCTCGGGTCGCGTCCTCGACCCCATCCCGCCCGGGCTCCCGGGTCCCATCCTCGGTCCCGTCGCGCCCAGGCTCCCGGGTCTCTTCGCGGGCCTCGTTATACGGGGCCTCAGAGAATACCGCCCCCTCTGCCAAGTCTGCCCGGGGCCAGGCTCTTCCCGTCCCCCAGACGCAGGAGACCGTGGACACTGACGCTGCAGGGGAAGCCGCCCCAGGGGGAGCCGGAATCTGCTGGGGGCCGTGGAGGGCGCGCGGTGCTCAGGTGTTTGGTGAATGCAATGTTAATAAAGGTGTGACCCGCTCACCGGGCTCTGGCACGGCCTGCTTTCCCGCTGCAGCGTTTCCGGCGGCCCAGGGGCCGCTCGTTCCGGCTTCCAAGCCCCAGGGTAGCCTGATGCGCCCCTCGCCCTGTATGTCAGCGGGGATTCGGCATCCCTCTAGTCCGCAGCTGACCGCAGCTGCTCCGCAAGGACAGGGAAGTCGGCCGCACCAGTACCCTCCCACCAGGGCTGACGGAGACGGAGGTCGCCGGCGCGGACAAAAGGTGTAA